The genomic DNA TATACTGGCGCTCCAGTATTCCATCTTGGACCATCAAGAGGCATTGGACAAAACCTTTCCTCTGTTAGATGAACGCGACATTTCGGTCGTTGTTGGTGCGCCACTCAATGGCGGGTTCCTGGCGGGACGAGATCGGTTTAATTATTCGAGCTTCATTCCCGAAGAGATGAAAACGAAATTTGCAGCGATAAACGATGTCGCAGGGAAGTATGGAATCGATATCAAAACAGCTGCACTTCAATTTGCAGAGGCACCATCCACCGTCTCGGCGATTATCCCCGGTGCGCGAACAGCTCAGCAGGTGAACGAAAACATCGCCTCGATGAAGGTTGGAATCCCAGAAGCATTTTGGAGTGAATTGAAGACCAAGAATCTTATCGCTCAGAATGCTCCAACAGGCTCTTGAATTTGATGGTGTAATGGGGCTGCTTGCTTTTGATTTCCCCGTTGCGCTTCGCGTTCTTGGGTCGGCGGTGCCTGGGGGCAATTTTTTCGAATGTCCGATGACGCAAAAGGATTCCTTCCATGAAACTGTTCCTCCAAGGTCCACGCCTTGTTCTGCTTGCTGTGGGATTCAGCTGTTCGTTACTGTCGGCTAGCGATGTCGTCTGGCCAGGTTTTCTCGGTCCAAAACGGGATGGCTGGGTGAGTCATTTTCAGCCGCCCGCTGCGTGGCCGAAGTCGCTGAGCAAGGTCTGGCAAATCGAAGTCGGGACGGGATACGGGTCTCCATTGGTCGACAACAATCGTGTCTACCAGCACGCGCGGCAGGGGATGGACGAAGTGTTGCGGTGTGTTGACCTAGCTACGGGGAAGGAGGTCTGGAAGCAGACGCACGCGGTTCCCTTTAAGGCCTCCTCGGGCGGTGAGAGGCATGGGAACGGCCCGAAGTCGACACCGATTCTTGCGGACGGCCGAATCTTCACGATGAGCAGCCTTGGTGATATTTCGGCTTGGGATGCGGAGACGGGGGAGCTTCTATGGCGCAGTGACTACGGAAAACGTTTCTCGCAAAATCACCCAAACTGGGGCGCCTCGACTTCGCCGGTTATCGATGGGGATCACGTGGTCGCCCACTTCGGGAATGACGATGAAGGGGCATTGATTGCGTTAGACGCCAAGACGGGTGAGGAAGTCTGGAGTCAGGGGAACGATGGAGCTGCCTATTCATCACCTCTGGTTGTCGAAATTCACGGTGTTCGCCAGATCGTCGACTGGAACCATCGCGCCCTTGTAGGTGTGGACAGTCGCTCGGGAGAGGCGTTGTGGGAGTTTCCGCTTCCGCAATTCACCAGTAATCAAAACATGCCGACGCCCACGTTTCACAACGGGCGAATCCTCTTAGGTGGTGAAAATCGCGGCATCTATGGACTTGAGCCGGAGTTGCATGAGGGCAAATGGGCGGTGAAGGAACGCTGGTTCCAAAAAGATGTTGCTTTGGACATGAGCACCGCCGTGATCAATGGAGACCTATTGTTTGGATTCTCGCACTATAAGGCTGGGCAACTGTTCTGTTTGGATACGGAGACCGGCGAAGTTTTGTGGCGGGGGCCGGGGCGAACGGGAGCCAACGTGGCATTTCTTTCGATTCCGGATCACGTTATCGCGTTGTTTGACGGTGGGCGATTGCAGGTGATCAAGGCGACCGGCAAGGGGCTTGAAGAAGTCGCCAGCTATCGGGTCGCTGATAGCGAGACTTGGGCACCACCTGTGCTGTTGGGCACCGGTCTCCTGATCAAGGACCAGCAGAGCCTGACGCGATGGTCGTTTGAGTAGTTCGATCTTCGAGGCTCGCGTCCTCCCGGTCGCGGACTGAATTCGATGCGGGGGGGCAAGCTGCTGGCCTGTCGCGATCAGCAGCTGATTTATCAGACAGGATGCCTGTCCCACTTTACGCTCATTTCGGTTGCAGTTCGCTCAGCCGGAGTGTTTTTTCTAGCTGGGCTTTCCCGGCGAGATCGCGGACCTCGATCGTCACGGTTGGATCGGCTGCGTCCCAGTCGATGTTGATGACACCAAAGTTTTCTTCGTGATAGGTTTGCTTGATCGCCCGAAAGCGGTTGCGAGTTGGCGTTCCGCGTGGGTGCTTCTGGTTGAAGCTGCTGGAAGTTGCGTCCAACAGCGGGTACGCGACGCCGTCGTTTGCGATCGACATCTCGGCCCAGTGTCGGTCGCCACTGACAAAGATCACACCGCTGGCGGCAGTGCTTTGCACGAGATCAAACAGACGCGTTTGTTCGTGCGGCATATTGGCCCAGGTTTCTTGGCCAGCGGATTCGGCAACCACTTGCATCCCCGACGCAATCACGCGCAAGTCCGCTGGCATGCGAAGCTGTTCTTCCAGCCACTTCCACTGCGCTTCGCCCAAGATCGTCTTCTCCGGATCGTTGTCCGGAACATAGGGGCCGCCCAGTTGGCGAGGCCCTGTCTTCAGCGGCGAGCGAAAGTACCGCGTGTCCAGCATGATCACCTGCAATCGTTTTCCCGGCGGCCCAAATCGTTTCGCTTCGTAAATGCCGGGTCGCTGGCGTTTCGGTGAATCGGCCGGTTCGCCCCAGAAATCGAGAAACGCTTGTTGGGCGGCAACGCGCTGTGGGTAGGTCGCACCGCCATCGTTTACCCCGTAATCGTGATCGTCCCATGTTGCCATCACTTGGCATTCCGACGTCAAAGCCTTGAACCCATCGTTGCTTGCCAGCTTGGCGTACTTCGCTCGCATCACATCCATGTCCGATGTGTCGGCGTAAATGTTGTCACCCAGGAACAGCAACAGTTCGGGCTGGGTTCGCAACATGACGGGGAAGATCGGCGTCGGATCATCCTGCTTGATACAAGATCCAAACAAGACACGGCGAATTGCCGTATCGGTCGACGCCTTATCAGCGGGTTGCTCGGCTGAAACAACCAGCGGGGCAAGGATCAGCAAACCAATGAAACATGGATTCCAAATACGCGACATCATATGTTTTGCCGATCGGACAAGATGTGAGAAATCTGTGAAGCTAAGAAGAAACCGACATCGCGTTGGCATCCTGCCTGCGTGTGCCGATGGCAGATTTTAGTGCAACGCGAATTGGTTTTGTACCTGCGCAGGTTAATCGCCGCAGGTCTGTGGAGTGTTTGTGATTCGGCAGATTAGCTGGCACTCGCTAGTTCGGCGTTGTCCAGGGAAGCCGGACGCTAGCTCGTGCTAGCTGATACTTCCGGTTGAAACCGTGAGTTGCGTTGGTTTTCAGTGATTTCCAGGTGGCTTGCCATTTTGGAGTCGGGTAGGATGGGAAGCTCTCGCCGCCGGTTCGATCCGGCCGTTTCCTGCCCCACATTCCGCTCAATCGAAACATGTGATGCTCGCGATACGTCGATTCACATTCTGCTTGTTCCTGCTAGCTTGCGGCATGGTCGCGGGGGCGGAATCGCTGCAGTCCACGTTCAAAGAAGCCGTGCTGCCCGTTGTGCAAGCCAATTGCCTGGAGTGCCACAACCAGGAGACGACCGAGGGCGATCTCGATTTGAGTGCCGATACCGATCTCGCATCGGTCGTGAAGAACTACCGGCGTTGGTCGATTGTTCTGGAGCGTTTGGAAGCTGGCGACATGCCGCCCGAAGATGCGGATCACCAACCGACAACGGCCGAGCGAGCCGCGGTGATCGCGTGGATCCAACAGGTCAGGACGGTCGAAGCGGAGCGGACTCAGGGGGACCCTGGCATCGTGTTGCCGCATCGGCTCAGTAGCAATGAATACAACTACACGATCCGCGATCTGACGGGTGTGGACATCCAACCGGCAGCCTCGTTTCCCGTCGATCCCGCCAACGAAGCGGGCTTCGATAACTCGGGTGAATCGCTCAGCATGTCGCCTGCTCTGCTGAAAAAGTACCTCGCTGCGGCAACGATCGTCTCCGAACATTTGGCGCTGACGCCCGGTGGATTTGAGTTTGCACCACATCCGGTCATCACTCCCACCGATCGCGATAAGTTTTGTGTTAACCGCATCATCGATTTCTATCGGAAACAGCGGACCGATTACGCCGACTTCTTTGAGTTGCTGTGGCGATATCAAAATCGCGAGACGCTCGGAATGGCGGGTCGGAGGCTTGAGCAATTAGCCGATCAGAGCGGTCTGAGTCAGCGGTACAGCCGAACGCTGTATCAACTTTTGTGCGAGCCCGACGAAAGCGACAACGGCGGGGAGATCGGGCCGATCGCAGCCCTCAGGCAATTGATGAGTGAACTGCCCGATGCGTCGACGCCTGAAAACGTGGCGGCTGCGGTGAAGGGTTGCCAGGCGATGGCATCGTTTGTCTCGACCCTGCGATCATCGCTTGTGCCGGAAATTGCAAACTTGACCTCTCCCGGGGTGCACAACGGTTCGCAGCCATTGGTGCTTTGGAAGAATCGTCAGTTCGCCGCCAATCGACGTCGTTATGTCGGCGATACGCTCCCCGATGGCAGTTTTGGATTGCCCGATGATTCGAAGGCGGCGGAGTTGATGCAGGTGCCCGGCGAAGCGGACGCGGCCCCGTACAAGCAGGCGTTGGGCGTGTTCTGCGATGTGTTCCCCGACACGTTTTTTGTTTCCGAGCGGGCCCGGGTGTATCTAGATCCGAAGAAAGAGCAAAAGTTGAAGGGGCGCTTTCTGAGTGCCGGGTTCCACAGCCAGATGGGATACTTTCGCGACGACGCGCCGCTGTACGACTTGATGCTCGATGACGCTCAGCAAAAGGAACTCGACCGTCTGTGGTTGGAATTGGATTTTGTGACTTCGGCTCCGATGCGTCAGTATGCGGGCTTCATCTGGTTCGATCGGACGGATTCACAGTTCATGCGAGATCGTGTTTTCGATCGTTATCGGGCGGAGGACAAAGACAGCACTTCGGCAGAGAAAGTGGCTGGGCTGGCCGACGCATACTGCGAGAAAGCCGAACGGTTGGGGGGGAGCGAGCAGGCGTTGGAGGTCATTCGGTTCTACTTTGACGATATGAATGCGACCTTCCGGCGACTCGAAAAACTCAGCATCGATTCGCAGCCTCGGCAGCTCGATGCGTTGATCGAATTTGCTCAGCACGCCTACCGACGCCCTTTATCGAGCGATGAAATTGCGTCGATTCGGTCGTTTTATGATTCTCTGCGGAACGAGGAAAGGCTCAGCCACGAACAGGCGATTCGCGATGGAGTGGTCGCCGTTTTGATGTCGCCTCATTTCTGTTACCGGATGGATTTGCCAAACGATGCTGTGGCCGGATTGGAGGCAGCGGACGCGGAGGTTCCCGCCATTGTGCCGTTGAGCGATTATTCGCTGGCCAGTCGGCTGAGCTACTTCCTGTGGTCGAGCCAACCCGATCGCGAACTGCTGGAACTTGCCAGCAAGGGACGGTTGCATCAACCGGAGGTGTTGATCGAGCAGTCGCGTCGGATGCTGAAGGACGATCGAGTCGAAGGATTTGTCGTCGAGTTCACCGGCAATTGGTTAGACTTCCGCCGATTCTCTGAGCACAACGGCGTCGACCGCCAGCGGTTTCCCGTGTTCACCGATGAACTGCGTCAGGCGATGGCTGAGGAACCGCTTCGGTTCTGCCGTGATCTGATCGAACGCGACGGATCGGTGTTGGATTTTCTGTATGCCAAGCACACGTTTGTGAACCCCGTTTTGGCCGAGCATTATGGCGCTGACGTCGATTCATCGGGCGATGCGAACGAGTCCTGGAGTCGGTGGGATCAAGCGGGGCAGCACCAGCGCGGTGGCTTGCTGCCGATGGCTGTTTTCTTGACACACAATTCGTCGGGCCTTCGAACGAGTCCGGTTCAGCGCGGTAATTGGTTGGTCCAGCGGATACTTGGTGAAAAGGTCCCCGCGCCGCCAGCGACGGTCCCCGATCT from Rosistilla carotiformis includes the following:
- a CDS encoding PQQ-binding-like beta-propeller repeat protein, whose product is MKLFLQGPRLVLLAVGFSCSLLSASDVVWPGFLGPKRDGWVSHFQPPAAWPKSLSKVWQIEVGTGYGSPLVDNNRVYQHARQGMDEVLRCVDLATGKEVWKQTHAVPFKASSGGERHGNGPKSTPILADGRIFTMSSLGDISAWDAETGELLWRSDYGKRFSQNHPNWGASTSPVIDGDHVVAHFGNDDEGALIALDAKTGEEVWSQGNDGAAYSSPLVVEIHGVRQIVDWNHRALVGVDSRSGEALWEFPLPQFTSNQNMPTPTFHNGRILLGGENRGIYGLEPELHEGKWAVKERWFQKDVALDMSTAVINGDLLFGFSHYKAGQLFCLDTETGEVLWRGPGRTGANVAFLSIPDHVIALFDGGRLQVIKATGKGLEEVASYRVADSETWAPPVLLGTGLLIKDQQSLTRWSFE
- a CDS encoding alkaline phosphatase D family protein, which encodes MMSRIWNPCFIGLLILAPLVVSAEQPADKASTDTAIRRVLFGSCIKQDDPTPIFPVMLRTQPELLLFLGDNIYADTSDMDVMRAKYAKLASNDGFKALTSECQVMATWDDHDYGVNDGGATYPQRVAAQQAFLDFWGEPADSPKRQRPGIYEAKRFGPPGKRLQVIMLDTRYFRSPLKTGPRQLGGPYVPDNDPEKTILGEAQWKWLEEQLRMPADLRVIASGMQVVAESAGQETWANMPHEQTRLFDLVQSTAASGVIFVSGDRHWAEMSIANDGVAYPLLDATSSSFNQKHPRGTPTRNRFRAIKQTYHEENFGVINIDWDAADPTVTIEVRDLAGKAQLEKTLRLSELQPK
- a CDS encoding DUF1592 domain-containing protein; its protein translation is MLAIRRFTFCLFLLACGMVAGAESLQSTFKEAVLPVVQANCLECHNQETTEGDLDLSADTDLASVVKNYRRWSIVLERLEAGDMPPEDADHQPTTAERAAVIAWIQQVRTVEAERTQGDPGIVLPHRLSSNEYNYTIRDLTGVDIQPAASFPVDPANEAGFDNSGESLSMSPALLKKYLAAATIVSEHLALTPGGFEFAPHPVITPTDRDKFCVNRIIDFYRKQRTDYADFFELLWRYQNRETLGMAGRRLEQLADQSGLSQRYSRTLYQLLCEPDESDNGGEIGPIAALRQLMSELPDASTPENVAAAVKGCQAMASFVSTLRSSLVPEIANLTSPGVHNGSQPLVLWKNRQFAANRRRYVGDTLPDGSFGLPDDSKAAELMQVPGEADAAPYKQALGVFCDVFPDTFFVSERARVYLDPKKEQKLKGRFLSAGFHSQMGYFRDDAPLYDLMLDDAQQKELDRLWLELDFVTSAPMRQYAGFIWFDRTDSQFMRDRVFDRYRAEDKDSTSAEKVAGLADAYCEKAERLGGSEQALEVIRFYFDDMNATFRRLEKLSIDSQPRQLDALIEFAQHAYRRPLSSDEIASIRSFYDSLRNEERLSHEQAIRDGVVAVLMSPHFCYRMDLPNDAVAGLEAADAEVPAIVPLSDYSLASRLSYFLWSSQPDRELLELASKGRLHQPEVLIEQSRRMLKDDRVEGFVVEFTGNWLDFRRFSEHNGVDRQRFPVFTDELRQAMAEEPLRFCRDLIERDGSVLDFLYAKHTFVNPVLAEHYGADVDSSGDANESWSRWDQAGQHQRGGLLPMAVFLTHNSSGLRTSPVQRGNWLVQRILGEKVPAPPATVPDLPSDESKLGDLTLREALARHRQDVACAGCHNRIDSMGLVFEGYGPIGELRDLDLGGRAIDDSAVFPNQDKGNGLAGVLQYIRDARQEDFVDNLCRKLLAFGLGRTLQLSDESIITDMKHRLAGNDYRFSSMIDAIVTSPAFLNKRIRISLDETVTIP